A window from Citrus sinensis cultivar Valencia sweet orange chromosome 3, DVS_A1.0, whole genome shotgun sequence encodes these proteins:
- the LOC102620064 gene encoding disease resistance protein Roq1-like, which produces MGTCSVFASGRYIPLADIHLWFPLFAPVFCSYHLAEVIHARVEMIAWPSWCSYLLNSFLADVRDKFEKEGSEISLQKQLLSDLLKLSDYSIQNVYDGINIIGSRLQRKKVLLIIDDVADVEQLQRLVGRRDWFGPGSRILITTRDRQLLVAHEVDEEHILDLDVLNNDEALQLFSMKAFKSHQPTGEYVELSKRVLEYAGGLPLALKVLGSFLIGRAADLWRSALQRLKKDPSNKIMSILQISFEGLQDSEKKIFLDVACFFKWRDRDYVAKLLEGCSFSPVIEIEVLIEKSLLTVDGRIILHMHDLLQELGQLIVTRQSPEEPWKRSRIWREEEVRHVLTNNTGSEVVEGMIIDYRFFPENEVYLSASAKAFSLMTNLRLLKIGNVQLPEGLEYLSNKLRLLDWHRYPLKSLPSNLQLDKTVEFKMCYSRIEELWKGIKPLNMLKVMELSHSENLIKTPDFTEVPNLEVLDLEGCKSLTTLPGKIFMKSLKTLVLSGCLKLRNFPHVTGSMGCLRELLLDETDIKEMPLSIEHLSGLVQLTLKGCKNLESANYYKQFKMSKNSRAL; this is translated from the exons ATGGGTACCTGCTCTGTGTTTGCCTCTGGTCGGTATATTCCTCTAGCTGATATTCATCTCTGGTTTCCCTTGTTCGCCCCCGTATTCTGCTCGTACCATTTGGCTGAGGTGATCCATGCCAGGGTGGAAATGATAGCATGGCCGAGCTGGTGCTCTTATCTTCTTAACAGTTTTCTTGCCGATGTTAgagataaatttgaaaaagaaggCAGTGAAATCTCTTTACAAAAGCAGCTCCTTTCTGATTTACTGAAGCTTTCAGATTATAGCATACAAAATGTCTACGATGGTATTAACATAATTGGAAGTAGGCTGCAACGGAAAAAAGTTCTTCTCATAATCGATGATGTGGCTGATGTTGAACAATTACAAAGGTTAGTTGGGAGGCGTGATTGGTTCGGTCCAGGCAGCAGGATTCTAATAACAACGAGAGATAGACAGTTGTTGGTGGCACATGAAGTGGATGAAGAGCATATTCTTGACCTTGATGTACTAAATAACGATGAAGCTCTTCAACTCTTTAGTATGAAAGCTTTTAAAAGCCATCAGCCTACGGGAGAATATGTGGAGCTGTCTAAACGTGTTCTGGAGTATGCTGGTGGTCTTCCATTAGCTCTAAAAGTTTTGGGATCCTTTCTAATTGGTAGAGCTGCGGATCTATGGAGAAGTGCCCTACAAAGACTAAAAAAAGATccttcaaataagattatgaGTATACTTCAAATAAGTTTTGAAGGATTACAAGATTcggagaagaaaatatttctcgATGTTGCATGTTTCTTTAAATGGAGGGATAGAGATTACGTGGCAAAACTTCTAGAGGGATGTAGTTTTTCGCCAGTCATTGAGATAGAAGTTCTTATTGAAAAGTCTCTATTAACTGTTGATGGTCGCATCATACTGCATATGCATGATTTGTTACAGGAATTGGGACAACTGATTGTTACAAGACAATCCCCTGAAGAACCTTGGAAACGTAGCAGAATATGGAGGGAAGAAGAAGTGCGCCATGTGTTGACAAACAATACG GGAAGTGAAGTAGTTGAAGGAATGATAATTGATTATCGTTTCTTTCCTGAAAATGAGGTGTACTTAAGTGCAAGTGCTAAAGCATTTTCACTGATGACCAACCTAAGATTGCTCAAAATCGGTAATGTGCAACTTCCTGAAGGTCTTGAATACCTCTCTAACAAGTTGCGGTTACTTGATTGGCATCGATATCCTTTGAAATCATTGCCGTCAAATTTGCAATTGGATAAAActgttgaatttaaaatgtgtTACAGCCGCATTGAAGAATTATGGAAAGGAATCAAA CCTTTAAACATGTTGAAAGTCATGGAACTCAGCCATTCAGAGAATCTAATTAAGACTCCAGACTTCACAGAGGTCCCAAATTTAGAGGTGTTGGATCTTGAAG gaTGTAAAAGTCTTACAACTCTTCCGGGTAAGATTTTTATGAAATCGCTTAAAACACTTGTTCTTTCTGGTTGCTTGAAATTGAGGAATTTTCCACACGTTACGGGAAGTATGGGGTGTCTACGGGAACTTCTTTTGGATGAAACTGATATCAAAGAAATGCCACTATCAATTGAACATCTATCTGGACTTGTTCAGTTGACTTTGAAAGGCTGCAAAAATCTCGAGTCTGCCAATTACTATAAGCAGTTTAAAATGTCTAAGAACTCTAGAGCTCTCTAG
- the LOC127900702 gene encoding uncharacterized protein LOC127900702, protein MDNKILSAMTRKRGRAPSSSSNPPPPPKKVSVGPSKASVPALPPPPPHKNGGEKITDKSSEVSTRSGDRSSPFSARDQGDYLTPYQRDYGKSVGPKMVQDIESMNLSELAGSVHRVYFKLATIVSCYKCRITRHERKLQADNQDLKKRVEFADRSKEKLAKLNKQITEMEQIVAATQSERDTLRTALEGEIKSLSEQLAEAKGKSADVDDRLDVEYDSGVAFCYQCIMSVLKEEYPELDMSKLEARVQRYMTEVGQGDKEHGGGSWGRAFEVGQGSLPPPLGVADLPPPEIADPSPPEIADPSTAGAVDPPNL, encoded by the exons ATGGATAACAAGATTCTCAGTGCTATGACCAGAAAGCGTGGTCGGGCTCCAAGCAGCTCCAGCAACCCTCCCCCTCCTCCAAAGAAAGTTAGTGTTGGTCCTTCCAAGGCTTCTGTTCCTGCTCTGCCCCCTCCTCCACCTCATAAGAACGGTGGGGAGAAAATTACTGACAAGAGTTCTGAGGTCAGCACTCGTTCTGGGGACCGATCCTCTCCTTTTTCAGCTCGTGATCAGGGTGACTACCTGACCCCGTATCAGAGGGACTATGGGAAGTCAGTGGGACCGAAAATGGTCCAGGACATTGAGAGCATGAATCTCAGTGAATTGGCTGGTTCTGTCCATAGAGTCTATTTCAAGCTGGCTACCATAGTTTCTTGTTACAAGTGCAGGATCACACGCCATGAAAGAAAGCTTCAAGCTGACAACCAGGATTTGAAGAAGAGAGTTGAGTTTGCTGATCGCTCGAAGGAGAAGCTGGCCAAGCTGAACAAACAGATTACGGAGATGGAGCAGATAGTTGCG GCTACTCAAAGTGAAAGAGATACTTTGAGGACCGCCCTTGAGGGAGAAATCAAATCCCTGAGTGAGCAGTTGGCTGAGGCGAAAGGCAAATCCGCTGATGTGGACGATCGGCTGGATGTCGAGTATGACTCTGGGGTTGCTTTCTGCTATCAGTGTATCATGTCTGTGCTTAAGGAAGAATATCCCGAGTTGGACATGAGCAAGCTGGAGGCTAGAGTGCAGAGATATATGACTGAGGTCGGCCAGGGAGATAAGGAGCATG GAGGGGGAAGCTGGGGTCGTGCTTTTGAAGTGGGTCAAGGGTCCTTGCCTCCTCCTCTCGGTGTTGCTGATCTTCCACCTCCCGAAATTGCTGACCCTTCACCTCCCGAGATTGCTGATCCTTCAACTGCTGGAGCCGTTGACCCTCCTAATCTTTAG